The Marinobacter sp. SS13-12 sequence ACCTCCGCGCCATCGCCAGGCTTATTACCCGGGTTGAAAGCGGCGGTGACCCCGACGTTCGCCAGGCACTGGCCGAACTGTACAAGAGCACCGGCCGCGCCCATGTGGTGGGCATTACCGGCGTGCCGGGGGCAGGGAAGTCCACCCTTGTTACACAACTGGTTCACGAGTACCGGAAAAGTGGCCGGACGGTGGGCGTTGTGGCCATTGACCCCTCAAGCCCGTTTTCCGGCGGCGCCATCCTCGGGGATCGCATACGCATGGGCGACCTGGTATCCGACCCTGGCGTCTTCATCCGCAGCATGGCCACCCGGGGTACCCTGGGTGGCCTGGCCAGACCGGCTCTTGATGCGGTCGACCTCCTGGATGCGGGCGGGTTCGACGTGGTGTTGATCGAAACCGTCGGGGTGGGCCAGGACGAAGTCGATATCGTGCGTGCAGCTCACACTACCGTGGTGGTCAATGCGCCTGGACTGGGTGACGACGTTCAGGCCATCAAGGCAGGGGTGCTGGAAATTGCCGATGTCCATGTTGTGAGCAAAGCCGACCGACCGGACTCCAACAAGACCATCCAGGAACTCAAGGCCATGCTGATGATGAGTCTTGAGCCCGGTAAGGATGTCTGGCGGGTGCCGGTGGTGCCCACCAGTTCTGAAAAGCACACCGGTTTCGGCGAGTTGATGGCCGCGATTGATCGCCATGCGGAGCATCTGGAACGAAGTGGCGAAATTACCGAAAGGCGACGCCAGATTGCGTTAACCCGGGTAGTGAAAGTCGCCGAAGAAATCGTCCGGGACAATTTTGCACGTGACAGCAGGTCGCAAACCGAAGAGCTGCTCAAGAAGGTTACCCAACGCGAACTGGATCCCCATGGCGCAGCGGTGACCTTGTTAAAAGCCATGAAGGAGACGATTCATGAATCGCACTGACCAGTATGACCCCGCTGCACTCAAGCACATTGAAAAAGAGTTCAACGAGTGGGAAAAGAACGAAGTTGAATCATTTATCAAGCGGGCGCCGGAGAGCCAGTCCGAGTACACCACCGCCTCCGGTATGCCCACCAAGCGCACTTACACGCCGCTGGATCTGAAGAATACCCCGTTCGAGGACATTGGCTTTCCCGGCCAATACCCGTTCACCCGGGGTCCATACCCCACGATGTATCGCGGCCGGAACTGGACCATGCGCCAGATTGCGGGCTTCGGTACCGCCAGGGAAACCAATGGGCGTTTCAAGTACCTTATCGCCCAGGGCCAGACCGGCCTGTCGATCGATTTCGATATGCCCACACTGATGGGATATGACTCCAGCCACCCGATGAGTCAGGGTGAAGTGGGCCGTGAGGGTGTCGCCATCGATACGCTGGCGGATATGGAGGAGCTGTTCGACGACATCGATCTGACCAAGATATCCGTCTCCATGACGATCAATCCGTCGGCATGGATCCTCTACGCCATGTACATTGCGCTGGCACAGCAGCGTGGCTATGACCTCAATGATCTGTCGGGCACCATCCAGAACGACATTCTCAAGGAGTACATCGCCCAGAAGGAATGGATCTTCCCGGTGCGGCCGTCTGTTCGCCTGGTCCGTGACTGTATCCAGTACGGATCCGAGAACATGAAGCGGTACAACGCCATCAATATCTCCGGTTATCACATATCGGAAGCCGGCTCGACCGCTGTCCAGGAAGTGGCGTACACCATGGCCACCACCATGGAGTACGTCAAGACGGCAATCGATGCAGGGGTGGACGTTAACGAGTTCGGGCCCCGACTCTCTTTCTTCTTCGTGAGCCAGGCGGACTTCTTCGAGGAAATTGCCAAATTCCGGGCCGCCAGGCGAATTTACGCCAAGATCATGCGGGAAAAATTCGGTGCCACGAACCCCGCGGCCAGCCGGCTACGTTTCCACGCGCAGACTGCAGCGGCAACCCTGACCAAACCGCAGTACACGATCAACCCGATCCGTACTGCGCTGCAGGCGCTCTCTGCCGTGCTGGGCGGCGCGCAATCGCTGCATACCAATGGCATGGACGAGGCCTTCGCCATACCCACCGAGGAAGCAATGCGGATTGCCCTGCGTACCCAGCAGATCATCGCCTACGAGACCAACATCACCCAGGTTGTAGACCCGTTGGGCGGTTCCTACTACGTGGAAAGCCTCACCGACGAGATTGAGCGGGAAGCCTGGAAGATCCTCGATGAGGTTGAAGAACTCGGCGGCACGCTCCAGTGTATCGACGATGGTTACTTCCAGAGAGGCATTTCCGACTCGGCCTATGATTTCGCGCTGCGCAAGGCCAGTGGCGAAAGACCGGTTATCGGCGTCAATATGTTCGTCCAGGAGGAAGAGGATGTTGAAATCGAAACCCATCCCCACGATCCGGAAACAGAGCGCCGTCAGATTGAACGCCTGAACAAGGTCAAGAACAATCGCGACGAGGAAAAGGTCCAGAGCATGCTCAAGCAGCTAAAAGAGCAGGCCGAGGATGAATCGGTAAACCTGATGCCTCTCACCATTGAGTTGGTCAGAGAGGGCGCTTCGATGGGTGACATTGTTGAAACCCTGAAAGGCATCTGGGGAACCTATCGCGAAAAACCTGTAATCTGACCGGCTTCATACACTGACTGAAGCGGTTCACGGGAGAAATGAATGGTCAGGCTCACCAAGATCTATACGAAAACCGGAGATAAAGGCGATACCGGCCTCGGCGATGGCAGCCGTGTTGCCAAGCACGATCTGCGTGTGGAAGCCTACGGCACGGTGGATGAGGCCAATGCCGTTATTGGCCTGGCGCGGCTGCATGTGGACGAGGAGCTGGATGGCATACTGGCGCGCATCCAGAACGATCTGTTCGATGTGGGTGCGGATCTGTGCACGCCGTTTGCGGAAAACCCGAAATACCCACCGCTGAGGCTCGCCGAAGCCAAGACCCTGGAACTTGAGCAGGAAATTGACAAGTTCAACGCAGACATTCCGTCCCTGCGTTCGTTTATTCTCCCGGCGGGTAACCCCGCCGCAACGCACCTTCACCATGCCCGGACAGTAGCCCGCCGGGCCGAGCGGATCATCGTTCAGTTGAAGAAAGACCAAGAGATCAGCCAGTCGGTGCTGGAGTACATGAACCGCCTGTCTGACCTGCTTTTCGTGCTTGCCCGACATGCCAATGGCAAGGGAAAAGATGACGTGCTCTGGGTGCCCGGGGAATGATGTCGGACTGCGACGGAGGCTCTGACGAATCATGATGCCGGCTCCGGAGCATGGCGGCCGGCTTCGCGCTGCTGCGCGAAAGTGGGAAATCCCGCTGGAACAATGGCTGGACCTCTCCACCGGCATCAATCCGCAGGGGTGGTCCGTTCCGGCGATTCCCGGGGACGTGTGGCGTCGATTGCCGGAGCCTGATGATGGTCTGGAACAGCGCATAAGACAGTGGGTCGGTGCGCCCGATTCCTCGGCTGGTATTCCGGTTGCCGGCAGCCAGGCAGCGATCATGGCATTGCCCCGTTTGCGCTCACCGTGCCAGGTAGGCGTGCCTTCGCCGGGTTACCAGGAGCACGGGCACTGTTGGGCCTCTGCCGGCCACCGGGTCACGGAAATTGGTAGCGAGCAGTTTGCCAGCAATGACGAGAGTTGGCTTGATGAACTGGACGTGCTGGTCTGCATCAACCCCAACAACCCGACGGGCCAGACCATTGAGCCTCAGCGGCTGTTGAACTGGCATGACCGTCTTCAATGCCGCGGCGGCTGGCTGATCGTTGATGAGGCGTTCATGGATGCCACGCCGGAACTCAGCGTGGGCTTTGCGACTGGTCAGCCCGGCCTCGTAATGATGAGGTCCCTGGGCAAGTTTTTCGGCCTGGCGGGTCTCAGGGCCGGGGCTGTTGTC is a genomic window containing:
- the meaB gene encoding methylmalonyl Co-A mutase-associated GTPase MeaB: MINRIPSMELAERVREGHLRAIARLITRVESGGDPDVRQALAELYKSTGRAHVVGITGVPGAGKSTLVTQLVHEYRKSGRTVGVVAIDPSSPFSGGAILGDRIRMGDLVSDPGVFIRSMATRGTLGGLARPALDAVDLLDAGGFDVVLIETVGVGQDEVDIVRAAHTTVVVNAPGLGDDVQAIKAGVLEIADVHVVSKADRPDSNKTIQELKAMLMMSLEPGKDVWRVPVVPTSSEKHTGFGELMAAIDRHAEHLERSGEITERRRQIALTRVVKVAEEIVRDNFARDSRSQTEELLKKVTQRELDPHGAAVTLLKAMKETIHESH
- a CDS encoding methylmalonyl-CoA mutase family protein produces the protein MNRTDQYDPAALKHIEKEFNEWEKNEVESFIKRAPESQSEYTTASGMPTKRTYTPLDLKNTPFEDIGFPGQYPFTRGPYPTMYRGRNWTMRQIAGFGTARETNGRFKYLIAQGQTGLSIDFDMPTLMGYDSSHPMSQGEVGREGVAIDTLADMEELFDDIDLTKISVSMTINPSAWILYAMYIALAQQRGYDLNDLSGTIQNDILKEYIAQKEWIFPVRPSVRLVRDCIQYGSENMKRYNAINISGYHISEAGSTAVQEVAYTMATTMEYVKTAIDAGVDVNEFGPRLSFFFVSQADFFEEIAKFRAARRIYAKIMREKFGATNPAASRLRFHAQTAAATLTKPQYTINPIRTALQALSAVLGGAQSLHTNGMDEAFAIPTEEAMRIALRTQQIIAYETNITQVVDPLGGSYYVESLTDEIEREAWKILDEVEELGGTLQCIDDGYFQRGISDSAYDFALRKASGERPVIGVNMFVQEEEDVEIETHPHDPETERRQIERLNKVKNNRDEEKVQSMLKQLKEQAEDESVNLMPLTIELVREGASMGDIVETLKGIWGTYREKPVI
- a CDS encoding cob(I)yrinic acid a,c-diamide adenosyltransferase, giving the protein MVRLTKIYTKTGDKGDTGLGDGSRVAKHDLRVEAYGTVDEANAVIGLARLHVDEELDGILARIQNDLFDVGADLCTPFAENPKYPPLRLAEAKTLELEQEIDKFNADIPSLRSFILPAGNPAATHLHHARTVARRAERIIVQLKKDQEISQSVLEYMNRLSDLLFVLARHANGKGKDDVLWVPGE
- the cobD gene encoding threonine-phosphate decarboxylase CobD — its product is MMPAPEHGGRLRAAARKWEIPLEQWLDLSTGINPQGWSVPAIPGDVWRRLPEPDDGLEQRIRQWVGAPDSSAGIPVAGSQAAIMALPRLRSPCQVGVPSPGYQEHGHCWASAGHRVTEIGSEQFASNDESWLDELDVLVCINPNNPTGQTIEPQRLLNWHDRLQCRGGWLIVDEAFMDATPELSVGFATGQPGLVMMRSLGKFFGLAGLRAGAVVGDPDIIGMLAATLGPWSVSGPARFVMGKALADHQWRAATAERLHSESRRLSECLAYHGLEHSTGTALFRYIRHSRAADIAAALAREGILVREFENPAALRFGLPGSEPDWARFDRAMYLKDVY